AATTGATAGAAACTATTTATTTCTCTATATCATACTTTTATTCATTCTAAAATATCGTAATGAAGAATGTAATCTTATTTAAAAAACGAGTGTGAAACCACATCGGTTCTATCTTCTTTGTTTTTATTGAATTTATTGAGTTGCCCCAACCAATAAATGAAGAACACAAAACCAATGATGATAAAAATCCAATTCAGTAAGTTAGCTGTCCACCAATTTTCCAACTCCAAACTTCTTAAAAAATCGAGCGGAATAAATAAAATTTTATCAAAAAGAAATTCAATAGCTTCAAAAAATGATTTCATAGAAAATTGTTTTTATATCAAGTAATGGTGCAAATGTATTTATTTTCTTTCAGACAAATAAATTTTTTGTCCGTTTTCTAACCATTTCTCCGAAAAAAAATAGATTCTACCTGACAAGGCTCGTGTTTCTATCAGGTATCGGTCACCTTGAAAATAGGAATTTTCGATTTCTGCCAAACAATGCGAAAAAGCCACCATTTGTATTTGATGGGGCTTCAAAAGCCGAAATTCACCATTGGGTAACGGAAAGCGACTCACCTCTCCGAATAAGGAAGCCGTGTAAAAGTCGGTTTGTTGATTAAAAATTTGCGAAGTAAGCCCTTCATTAACCATTTTTCCTCCTTTAAGAATCAACACTTTATCGGAAAAAGCTAAAGCTTCACGGCTATCGTGAGTTGCTACAATACAGCTAATTTGACGTTTTTTCAAATAGGCAAACAAGTTACGCTGTAAATGATTCTTCTTGAATTGATCTACTTGACTAAAAGGCTCATCAAGTAACAGTAAGCGAGGCTCTTTAGCCAAAGCAACCACCAAGCCGATACGTTGCTTCTCTCCTCCACTCAAAAGCAATGCTTTTTTCTGAGCGAAATCGGACATATCTACCAAAGACAATAGCGCATCTATACGTTGTTTTTTATACTCTAAATCGATATTAGACAAAAATCTACCCACATTTTCTGCCACCGTATGATAAGGCATAAGTCCGAAATCTTGTGCTAAATATTTCATTTGAGAATCACCTGGAACAAGTTGCTGAGAAGGACCTAAAACATTCCTTTCATTGAAAGAAATTGTACCTTGTTGCACATCTAAAAGTCCGTAAATGGCTTTAAGGAGGGTACTTTTACCACTACCACTCTCTCCCATTATAGACAAATGTTCCCCTTGCTGTAACTGAAAAGAAATATTGCGAAAACCAGAATCGGTATCGCCATAAGTATATGATATATTATTAACTTGAAGCATCTGTTTAAAAAAGCAAATGTATAAGAAAAAACTATAACAACAACACTTAAGTTATTAAAGCACCAGCAAACTGGTTTATGGTTTTTACATTTTTTTTAGATAACTTCAGAAAGACCTATTACCATAGAAGTCTAAAAAAAGAACGGATAGTTCCGTTCCTACAAGACCTGTTTTACCAAACTCATCAAATATTCTATATTTTTGAGGTCGGTGATTTTGACTTGATAATCGCCATTGCCCAAATGTCCTTTTTTAGAAACATCAGTCATTAGCTTTTTTGGGTCATCAAGTTCTCCCATTTTTTTGTTAATATAAAGTTTCAGTCCGCTTTTTTGGATTTCTATATCTGAAATATTTCTTTTTCCAATCCTAAACGCCACATAGTGTTTTTGCGGAATCACTTCAATTTCAGGAGAAAGATTGAGAATGGCTTGTTTCACTTCTTCGTAAAGTTCCAGCGTTTCATCAGATTTTCCTTTAAGTAAATCTTCTTCGGTGTAAGTTTTTAGCTCTTTGGTGATTTCTTGAAGCTGAGCATTTTCTTTTTGAGCCGACAATTTTACGCTCGGGGCAGAGGCAGATTTTTTGAGTCCATTGATAGTGATAATATCGCCCTCAAACTGCTTAATTTCCCAAAGTTCGATATTCAAATCTTTGAAATCGACCGCTTTTTTCTGATGTGAATTAAAGGCTGGTGAAACAAAAACAACTTTACTTTGAGACCAATCTACTTCGTCTTTTTTGAGTAATTTTCCTAAATTTTCGTTGTATTCCAGTACGAAATCGGCTTTATATTGCAAGAGCGTACGCAGATAGCCCACGCCTTGGTCAAACACGCTGTAATTGTGGGAACGCTTGTATTCTATAATGACAAACGATTTACTTTCGGCATCAAAAGCCAAAGTATCTATGCGTTGCTCCTGAACTTTAAACTCGGATTTCACCAGCTCCAAACCTGTAACTTGCTCCAAATTCTGCTCCAATAATCGCTGTATATCGCGTTCCAACTTAAAGGGAATTTCCTTTAAATCGGATAAACTATTTTTGATTTTATGGTAGATTTTCATTCATTTATTTTTTTATAAACTTGTAATATCCGTTCCTCTTAAAATTTGCTTG
This genomic window from Capnocytophaga canimorsus contains:
- a CDS encoding DUF6341 family protein, with translation MKSFFEAIEFLFDKILFIPLDFLRSLELENWWTANLLNWIFIIIGFVFFIYWLGQLNKFNKNKEDRTDVVSHSFFK
- a CDS encoding ABC transporter ATP-binding protein yields the protein MLQVNNISYTYGDTDSGFRNISFQLQQGEHLSIMGESGSGKSTLLKAIYGLLDVQQGTISFNERNVLGPSQQLVPGDSQMKYLAQDFGLMPYHTVAENVGRFLSNIDLEYKKQRIDALLSLVDMSDFAQKKALLLSGGEKQRIGLVVALAKEPRLLLLDEPFSQVDQFKKNHLQRNLFAYLKKRQISCIVATHDSREALAFSDKVLILKGGKMVNEGLTSQIFNQQTDFYTASLFGEVSRFPLPNGEFRLLKPHQIQMVAFSHCLAEIENSYFQGDRYLIETRALSGRIYFFSEKWLENGQKIYLSERK
- a CDS encoding DUF5655 domain-containing protein, with protein sequence MKIYHKIKNSLSDLKEIPFKLERDIQRLLEQNLEQVTGLELVKSEFKVQEQRIDTLAFDAESKSFVIIEYKRSHNYSVFDQGVGYLRTLLQYKADFVLEYNENLGKLLKKDEVDWSQSKVVFVSPAFNSHQKKAVDFKDLNIELWEIKQFEGDIITINGLKKSASAPSVKLSAQKENAQLQEITKELKTYTEEDLLKGKSDETLELYEEVKQAILNLSPEIEVIPQKHYVAFRIGKRNISDIEIQKSGLKLYINKKMGELDDPKKLMTDVSKKGHLGNGDYQVKITDLKNIEYLMSLVKQVL